From one Nonomuraea polychroma genomic stretch:
- a CDS encoding NAD(P)/FAD-dependent oxidoreductase — protein sequence MRSVCVVGASLAGLLTARALRAQGYDGRLILVGEEIHRPYDRPPLSKDFLRGVLDDADLALESDGEDLDAEWRLGVAAVGLNAAARRVTLSDGTEVAADGIVIATGASARRLPGTDGLAGVHTLRTLDDARALRHDLANAKRIVVIGGGFIGTEVAATACDLGLDVTLVESGQTPLAGVVGAQMAEAIAGLHERRGVRLLRSARVTALTGEERVDAVRLADGALLPADVVVVGIGASPNIAWLKGSGLLLGDGVLCDEGGAAIRDESGGPARENGGGKGGGPAAGIVAVGDCAAWFDPALGRHDRCEHWTGARQRAGVAAETLLSGGVARPARPRPAYIWSDQFDVKIQFVGRARHADTVVVEEGDPADHSFLAVYRQGERPVAVLGVNQVRLFSRWRRQLETAV from the coding sequence GTGAGGAGCGTCTGCGTGGTCGGCGCCTCGCTCGCCGGCTTGCTGACCGCCCGCGCGCTGCGCGCCCAGGGCTACGACGGCCGCCTGATCCTCGTCGGCGAGGAGATCCACCGCCCCTACGACCGTCCCCCTCTGTCCAAGGACTTCCTCAGGGGCGTGCTCGACGATGCCGACCTGGCCCTGGAGTCCGACGGCGAGGACCTGGACGCCGAGTGGCGGCTCGGCGTGGCCGCCGTCGGCCTGAACGCCGCCGCCCGCCGCGTCACGCTGAGCGACGGCACCGAGGTCGCGGCCGACGGCATCGTCATCGCCACCGGCGCCTCGGCCCGCCGGCTCCCCGGCACGGACGGCCTGGCCGGCGTGCACACCCTGCGTACCCTGGACGATGCCCGCGCCCTTCGCCACGACCTGGCGAACGCGAAGCGGATCGTCGTCATCGGCGGCGGTTTCATCGGCACCGAGGTCGCCGCGACGGCCTGCGACCTCGGCCTGGACGTCACCCTCGTGGAGTCGGGACAGACGCCGCTGGCAGGCGTGGTCGGAGCCCAGATGGCCGAGGCCATCGCCGGCCTCCATGAGCGGCGCGGCGTCCGGTTGCTGCGCAGCGCCCGCGTGACGGCGCTCACGGGCGAGGAGCGGGTCGACGCGGTACGGCTGGCCGACGGCGCCCTCCTGCCCGCGGACGTGGTCGTCGTCGGGATCGGCGCGTCGCCCAACATCGCCTGGCTCAAGGGCAGCGGCCTGCTGCTGGGCGACGGAGTGCTCTGCGACGAGGGCGGCGCGGCGATCCGGGACGAGAGCGGCGGGCCGGCCCGCGAGAACGGCGGCGGGAAGGGCGGCGGCCCGGCGGCGGGCATCGTCGCGGTCGGCGACTGCGCGGCCTGGTTCGACCCCGCGCTCGGCCGGCACGACCGGTGTGAGCACTGGACCGGCGCGCGCCAGCGGGCCGGCGTCGCGGCGGAGACGCTGTTGTCGGGCGGCGTCGCCCGGCCCGCGCGGCCGCGGCCGGCCTACATCTGGTCCGACCAGTTCGATGTGAAGATCCAGTTCGTCGGGCGGGCCCGCCATGCCGACACGGTCGTGGTGGAGGAGGGCGACCCGGCCGATCACAGCTTCCTCGCCGTCTACCGGCAGGGCGAACGGCCGGTGGCAGTGCTGGGCGTCAACCAGGTCCGTCTCTTCTCCCGCTGGCGCCGCCAGTTGGAGACGGCGGTCTGA
- a CDS encoding bifunctional 3-phenylpropionate/cinnamic acid dioxygenase ferredoxin subunit — MIQACPLASLPRGEAFRVEADPPIAVFHTEDGEIYAIDDTCTHQDASLADGWLEGCEVECPLHASRFDLRTGDVDAPPAKRPVRTHRVVVENDVVYVVPSEAPPNLPPGVTVKGQA; from the coding sequence ATGATTCAAGCGTGCCCTCTGGCGTCACTGCCGCGAGGAGAGGCCTTCCGGGTCGAGGCCGATCCGCCGATCGCGGTGTTCCACACCGAGGACGGCGAGATCTACGCCATCGACGACACCTGCACCCACCAGGACGCCTCGCTCGCCGACGGCTGGCTGGAGGGCTGCGAAGTCGAGTGCCCCCTGCACGCCTCGCGCTTCGACCTCAGGACCGGCGACGTGGACGCACCGCCCGCCAAGCGCCCCGTCCGCACGCATCGCGTGGTGGTCGAGAACGATGTCGTCTACGTCGTTCCCTCCGAAGCTCCGCCCAACCTGCCTCCCGGCGTCACCGTGAAGGGGCAGGCGTGA
- a CDS encoding LysR family transcriptional regulator, translating into MDRRQLEYFLAVASHGSFTSAASALRVAQPSLSYTIRTLERELGTSLFHRLGRGVRLTPEGQALVGSAQQVLRAFQSALSSVQQVTRLEAGRLDIVALTTLAVDPLAGLVGTFRRAHPGVDIRIEDPEHAAAVAEMVRVGECELGLADFSVPSAGLRALELREQEMLAVLPPDAEMATGRSVKMTQVAAMDLITTPPGTTTRTLLEQSLAGAGVPLRIAVETPHRAAIVPLVLAGAGVALLPRPMAEDAARQGARIGVIDPPVVRRVRLLWRPEPLSHAGQAFVEMVRRETAPGRVDEPSHGHRETL; encoded by the coding sequence GTGGATCGGCGGCAGCTCGAGTATTTTCTCGCGGTGGCTTCGCACGGCAGCTTCACGAGCGCCGCATCCGCCCTGCGGGTCGCGCAGCCGTCGCTCTCGTACACGATCCGGACGCTGGAGCGTGAGCTCGGCACCTCGCTGTTTCACCGGCTGGGTCGCGGTGTCCGGCTCACGCCGGAGGGGCAGGCGCTCGTGGGCTCCGCGCAGCAGGTCCTGCGCGCCTTTCAGTCCGCGCTGTCGTCCGTTCAGCAGGTCACCCGATTGGAGGCGGGACGCCTCGACATCGTCGCATTGACCACGTTGGCCGTGGACCCGCTGGCCGGTCTCGTCGGCACATTCCGTCGTGCCCATCCGGGAGTCGATATCCGCATCGAGGACCCAGAACATGCGGCGGCGGTCGCGGAAATGGTGCGGGTCGGTGAATGCGAACTCGGCCTCGCGGATTTCTCCGTGCCGTCGGCGGGGTTGCGCGCTTTGGAGCTCCGGGAGCAGGAGATGCTCGCGGTTCTCCCGCCGGATGCCGAAATGGCGACCGGCCGGTCGGTGAAGATGACCCAGGTCGCCGCGATGGATCTGATCACCACGCCGCCGGGCACGACGACGCGGACACTGCTGGAGCAGTCACTGGCGGGGGCGGGCGTTCCCCTGCGCATCGCAGTGGAGACGCCGCACCGCGCGGCGATCGTCCCCTTGGTGCTCGCCGGTGCCGGCGTGGCACTGCTTCCCCGTCCGATGGCGGAGGACGCGGCACGTCAAGGCGCCCGCATCGGGGTGATCGATCCGCCCGTCGTACGCCGTGTCCGGTTGCTGTGGCGTCCTGAGCCGCTGTCGCACGCGGGACAGGCGTTCGTCGAGATGGTGCGGAGAGAGACCGCGCCCGGCCGCGTCGACGAGCCCTCGCACGGCCATAGAGAGACTCTATAG
- a CDS encoding DUF3604 domain-containing protein produces the protein MGGQHGGHGGHSCCGVDHHTGEYTEGQRAELERVLTFNRRMAAAIEDCLDVSGVEALLDPDPLRYMWVDEGGGRLTEFLEGAEAALSSAPRLDGHRRSAGTSVRASGTATRPSVATTPDGRVLHAWIEWEKDTGDRVMALLLDGLLEGAQAVGDPIVLSGEPADCFRPTALFDADGRPWVFYARAHEGEVSVFCRRGEQGGWTREELVSTTGHPSFNQEAIAHVDGGVEVCWQGPLGKRFGIYARRWRDGAWSEPHLVSERSERTNGHSSDFAHGASEGGAVSSGAEGNVWDPAVAAAPGGGSIYAWCEYRQGAYRIVVRRADPAGALADPRPVTSGSDYALHPSLAVTADGAVWCGFDVITVAGHGGSGPTRLRPADRLSDAPRVLGMRESGEFIPPELLPEISASIRVVRLDNDGLYEPEGRLAPSLDVVPSGLPRLVADPAGGLTVAYRIHRRLPLMTYYWEVATQTLGPDGWSAPTTLAASDGTLEEPALAPLPSGALVAWQTDDRLERALAWTEGFGGRECPFLLEHHGEVIWHGMHGTGAIRSATLTAAGRAIATRRLEVVHSDERREARGWADADRTRYRTTVDGKDYALYWGDLHRHSLISRCTSGDEPSLEDFYRYSWDVCEYDFWAVTDHSENSTDYQWWSIQKMADLFRVDGRFVPLYGFEWTGLMGHQNVIYGDVRRGAPIFSAYAKGSETPAGLWDGLRRHPEFPAITIPHHPGSAMVPFDWDYHDPQFLRVVEVFQACRGNYEDDGCFRQYADGTLPGTFVLDGLRRGQRFGLIASSDHGHGASYVGAYAERLDRAAVFDALYQRRVFAATQRGIVVDARIGDVFMGGEAERGAPVDLDVYARGYGDLARIEVVRNGEVVHTVLPDLGLPPHSIAVPVRVEWGMSPVPTDWSGSVSILGGEVLRTPYWSPEITEVDRQRVCWVNTTKSFGEPYGAQRGGVEFTLIGPPAATVVVKTSQGEVTTTLGALDGNVVEVPVKGPGRLRLQPGVGGLTALGGRERRVRWTDVTHQHLPGAPDWYYVRVYQTDGEMAWSSPIWIGTPVEERSQ, from the coding sequence GTGGGCGGACAGCACGGGGGACATGGCGGCCACAGCTGCTGCGGGGTCGACCACCACACCGGGGAGTACACCGAGGGACAGCGCGCCGAACTGGAGCGGGTGCTCACCTTCAACCGGCGGATGGCGGCGGCGATCGAGGACTGCCTCGACGTGTCCGGCGTGGAGGCGCTGCTCGATCCGGACCCCCTGCGCTACATGTGGGTCGACGAGGGCGGCGGCCGGCTCACCGAGTTCCTCGAGGGCGCCGAAGCGGCGCTCTCCTCGGCTCCCCGTCTCGACGGGCATCGCCGATCGGCCGGGACGAGCGTCCGGGCGTCGGGGACCGCCACCCGTCCCAGCGTCGCGACCACACCGGACGGCCGTGTTCTCCACGCGTGGATCGAGTGGGAGAAGGACACCGGCGATCGCGTGATGGCGCTGCTCCTCGACGGGCTCCTCGAAGGCGCGCAGGCGGTGGGTGACCCCATCGTGCTCTCGGGCGAACCCGCCGACTGCTTCCGCCCCACCGCGCTGTTCGACGCCGACGGCCGGCCGTGGGTCTTCTACGCTCGCGCGCACGAGGGCGAGGTGTCGGTCTTCTGCCGCCGCGGTGAACAGGGTGGCTGGACCCGTGAGGAACTGGTGAGCACGACCGGTCACCCCTCCTTCAACCAGGAGGCGATCGCGCACGTCGACGGTGGCGTCGAGGTCTGCTGGCAGGGTCCGCTGGGCAAGCGGTTCGGCATTTACGCCCGCCGGTGGCGCGACGGCGCGTGGTCGGAGCCACATCTCGTGAGCGAGCGAAGCGAGCGAACAAATGGACACAGCAGCGATTTCGCTCACGGCGCCTCCGAAGGAGGTGCCGTGAGCAGCGGGGCCGAGGGCAATGTCTGGGATCCCGCGGTGGCCGCGGCACCCGGGGGTGGCAGCATCTACGCCTGGTGCGAATACCGGCAAGGCGCCTACCGCATCGTGGTCCGCCGCGCCGACCCCGCCGGCGCACTCGCGGACCCGCGTCCGGTGACCAGTGGGAGCGACTACGCGCTGCACCCGAGCTTGGCGGTCACCGCGGACGGCGCCGTCTGGTGCGGCTTCGACGTCATCACGGTCGCCGGCCACGGTGGCTCCGGTCCCACCCGGTTACGGCCGGCCGACCGGCTCTCGGACGCGCCGCGTGTCCTGGGGATGCGGGAGAGCGGGGAGTTCATCCCCCCGGAGTTGCTGCCCGAGATCTCCGCCTCGATCCGCGTCGTACGCCTCGACAACGACGGCTTGTACGAACCGGAAGGCCGGCTCGCGCCCAGTCTCGACGTCGTCCCGAGTGGGTTGCCACGCCTGGTCGCCGACCCCGCGGGCGGCCTGACCGTCGCGTACCGGATCCACCGGCGGCTGCCCCTGATGACCTACTACTGGGAGGTCGCCACCCAGACGCTCGGCCCGGACGGCTGGTCAGCGCCGACGACACTCGCCGCCAGCGACGGCACGCTCGAGGAACCGGCGCTCGCCCCGCTGCCGAGCGGCGCCCTCGTGGCGTGGCAGACCGACGACCGGCTGGAACGCGCACTCGCCTGGACCGAGGGTTTCGGCGGCCGGGAGTGCCCGTTCCTGCTGGAGCACCACGGCGAGGTCATCTGGCACGGGATGCACGGGACGGGCGCCATCAGGTCCGCGACGCTGACCGCGGCGGGGCGGGCGATCGCGACGCGCAGGCTCGAGGTCGTGCACAGCGACGAGCGACGCGAGGCACGCGGGTGGGCCGATGCCGACCGCACCCGTTACCGGACGACCGTGGACGGCAAGGACTACGCGCTGTACTGGGGCGACCTGCACCGCCACTCTCTCATCAGCCGCTGCACCTCCGGCGACGAGCCGTCCCTCGAGGACTTCTACCGCTACTCGTGGGACGTGTGCGAGTACGACTTCTGGGCGGTCACCGACCACTCCGAGAACAGCACGGATTATCAGTGGTGGTCGATCCAGAAGATGGCCGACCTGTTCCGTGTCGACGGACGTTTCGTGCCGTTGTACGGCTTCGAGTGGACCGGGCTCATGGGTCACCAGAACGTCATCTACGGGGACGTGCGGCGCGGCGCGCCGATCTTCTCGGCCTATGCGAAGGGATCGGAAACGCCCGCGGGGTTGTGGGACGGCCTTCGCCGGCACCCGGAGTTTCCCGCGATCACCATTCCGCACCATCCCGGCTCGGCGATGGTGCCGTTCGACTGGGACTACCACGACCCGCAGTTCCTGCGCGTCGTGGAGGTCTTCCAAGCCTGCCGCGGCAACTACGAGGACGATGGCTGTTTCCGGCAGTACGCCGACGGCACGCTTCCCGGCACCTTCGTCCTTGACGGCCTGCGCCGCGGGCAGCGGTTCGGGCTCATCGCGTCCTCCGACCACGGGCACGGCGCGAGCTACGTCGGCGCCTACGCCGAACGGCTCGATCGTGCGGCGGTGTTCGACGCGCTCTACCAGCGGCGGGTGTTCGCGGCCACGCAGCGCGGCATCGTCGTGGACGCGCGCATCGGCGACGTCTTCATGGGTGGCGAGGCCGAGCGGGGCGCTCCGGTGGACCTGGACGTGTACGCCCGCGGGTACGGCGACCTGGCGCGCATCGAGGTCGTGCGCAACGGCGAGGTCGTCCACACCGTTCTCCCGGACCTCGGCCTGCCACCACACTCGATCGCCGTCCCGGTCCGGGTCGAGTGGGGCATGAGCCCGGTGCCCACGGACTGGAGCGGCTCAGTCAGCATCCTCGGCGGCGAAGTGCTGCGGACGCCGTACTGGAGCCCGGAGATCACCGAGGTGGACCGCCAGCGGGTCTGCTGGGTGAACACCACGAAGAGCTTCGGCGAGCCGTACGGAGCACAGCGCGGCGGCGTCGAGTTCACCCTGATCGGACCGCCCGCGGCCACGGTGGTCGTGAAGACGTCGCAGGGCGAGGTCACCACGACCCTGGGCGCCCTCGACGGCAACGTCGTCGAGGTGCCGGTCAAGGGTCCGGGGCGGCTGCGACTGCAGCCGGGCGTCGGCGGGCTGACCGCCCTCGGCGGCCGCGAGCGGCGCGTGCGATGGACCGACGTGACGCACCAGCACCTGCCGGGCGCGCCGGACTGGTACTACGTGCGCGTCTACCAGACCGACGGCGAAATGGCATGGTCCTCGCCGATCTGGATCGGCACTCCTGTGGAAGAGAGGTCTCAGTGA
- a CDS encoding ABC transporter substrate-binding protein: MPRKSFGPIALALIAALLAGCSGADTGGFADSGNGSGGKHVARFVQQPWSDLVVETKIATQVLDRLGYQTSAQEVSVPLAGQALSTGQADAYLGNWWPSQEPVFGKLLGDKKVEVAGTLLTGTEYAPAVPGYVTDKLRVRSLADLDKHADAFGREILGIEPGTPGNKLISDAIAKNAYGLGDWKVVQSSTEAMLTEVTRRAAKQQPVVFLGWSPHWMVPEFKLNFLDDPKRVWPGAGEIRVLTRQSLATDDPNLYRFLSQIRVEADTASQWISSVDKEKKPAETVAQDWIRAHPDVLRTWLNGVTSADGKPAADVVIGKG, encoded by the coding sequence ATGCCGAGGAAATCATTCGGCCCGATCGCGCTCGCGCTGATTGCCGCGTTGCTCGCCGGGTGCAGCGGTGCGGACACCGGCGGGTTCGCCGATTCCGGTAACGGCTCCGGCGGCAAGCATGTCGCGCGGTTCGTGCAACAGCCGTGGAGCGACCTCGTCGTGGAGACGAAGATCGCAACGCAGGTGCTGGATCGGCTCGGCTATCAGACCAGTGCCCAGGAGGTGTCGGTGCCCCTGGCGGGGCAGGCCCTGTCGACCGGGCAGGCGGACGCTTACCTCGGCAACTGGTGGCCGAGTCAGGAGCCGGTGTTCGGCAAGCTGCTGGGGGACAAGAAGGTGGAGGTCGCCGGGACTCTGCTCACCGGCACGGAGTACGCGCCGGCGGTCCCCGGGTACGTCACCGACAAACTGCGGGTGCGTTCGCTCGCCGATCTGGACAAGCACGCGGACGCGTTCGGCCGGGAGATTCTCGGGATCGAACCAGGCACACCCGGCAACAAGCTCATCAGCGATGCGATCGCGAAGAACGCCTACGGGCTCGGCGACTGGAAAGTGGTCCAGAGCAGCACCGAGGCGATGCTCACCGAGGTGACGCGCCGCGCGGCGAAGCAGCAACCGGTCGTGTTCCTCGGCTGGAGCCCGCACTGGATGGTGCCTGAGTTCAAGCTCAACTTCCTCGACGACCCGAAGCGCGTATGGCCGGGGGCCGGTGAGATCAGGGTGCTCACGCGCCAGAGCCTCGCCACCGACGATCCGAACCTGTACCGGTTCCTCTCCCAGATCCGCGTCGAAGCCGACACCGCGTCGCAGTGGATCTCGAGTGTGGACAAGGAGAAGAAGCCCGCGGAAACCGTGGCTCAGGACTGGATCCGCGCCCATCCCGACGTCCTGCGGACGTGGCTCAACGGGGTCACCAGCGCCGACGGCAAGCCCGCGGCCGACGTGGTCATCGGAAAGGGGTGA
- a CDS encoding quaternary amine ABC transporter ATP-binding protein: MIEASHLSKVYGLARNRALPLLTGDRRHEAVRHAGGFLGADDVSFTVRRGELFVIMGLSGSGKSTVLRMINRLVEPTDGRLSIDGQDVPAMAAGDLRELRNRRISMVFQHFALFPHRTIRENTAYGLKVRGVPVRERLERADWALRRVGLGDRGDARPDALSGGMKQRVGLARALATDADILLMDEPFSALDPLIKREMQELLLTLQAEDQRTIVFVTHDLNEAMRIGHRIMVMKDGRVVQCDTGPDLLSAPADDYVSDFVADVDRSRVLTAASVLRPPWCTTRLSDSPGEVLRRLEAAEMNGVFVLDKLDRILGVARDDLLANALRNGEDDLRNCLVQDYDTVPVDRPLVEFCHLAGRHTVPIAAVDEHGRLLGVVPRAAILSSLASPKKVTAHA; encoded by the coding sequence ATGATCGAGGCCAGCCACCTCAGCAAGGTGTACGGGCTGGCGCGAAACCGCGCGCTGCCGCTGCTGACGGGCGATCGGCGACACGAGGCCGTACGGCACGCCGGCGGCTTCCTCGGCGCCGACGACGTGAGCTTCACGGTCCGGCGAGGGGAGCTGTTCGTCATCATGGGACTGTCCGGCTCGGGGAAGTCGACCGTGCTCCGCATGATCAACCGGCTGGTCGAACCCACGGACGGACGGTTGTCCATCGACGGCCAGGACGTGCCGGCCATGGCCGCCGGCGACCTGCGGGAGCTGCGCAACCGCCGGATCAGCATGGTGTTCCAGCACTTCGCACTGTTCCCGCACCGGACCATCCGGGAGAACACCGCATACGGCCTGAAGGTACGCGGCGTCCCCGTCAGGGAACGGCTCGAGCGCGCCGACTGGGCGCTGCGGCGCGTGGGCCTCGGTGACCGCGGCGATGCCCGTCCCGACGCGTTGTCCGGCGGGATGAAACAACGCGTCGGCCTCGCCCGCGCACTCGCGACCGACGCCGACATCCTGCTCATGGACGAACCGTTCAGCGCCCTCGACCCGCTGATCAAGCGGGAAATGCAGGAGCTGCTGCTGACACTCCAGGCCGAAGACCAGCGGACGATCGTCTTCGTCACGCACGACCTCAACGAGGCGATGCGGATCGGGCACCGCATCATGGTGATGAAGGACGGCCGCGTCGTGCAGTGCGACACCGGGCCGGACCTGCTGTCCGCACCGGCCGACGACTACGTCAGCGACTTCGTCGCCGACGTCGACCGGTCACGTGTGCTCACCGCCGCCTCGGTGCTGCGCCCGCCATGGTGCACCACACGATTGTCGGACAGCCCCGGCGAGGTGTTGCGACGTCTGGAAGCAGCCGAGATGAACGGCGTCTTCGTGCTCGACAAGCTGGACCGCATCCTCGGCGTCGCCCGGGACGACCTGCTCGCGAACGCCCTGCGCAACGGCGAGGACGATCTGCGGAACTGTCTGGTGCAGGACTACGACACCGTGCCCGTGGACCGGCCGCTGGTCGAGTTCTGCCATCTCGCCGGCCGGCACACGGTCCCGATCGCCGCGGTCGACGAACACGGCCGGCTGCTCGGGGTGGTGCCGCGCGCCGCCATCCTCTCCTCCCTCGCGAGCCCGAAGAAGGTGACAGCTCATGCCTGA
- a CDS encoding ABC transporter permease, with protein MPDLPVDTWVESTVRFLQEHFSGVFDVTSALILRLVDVTYVLLIGPHPLVLLAFFTALAWLATRRWQPPLVACLAFLLIQSMAMWTATMQTLAVVVVAAVAAVAVGIPLGIAAARSTRVSAALRPVLDFMQTLPVFVYLLPAVFFFGIGVMPGVVATTVFAIPPAVRLTELGIRQVDAEIVEAAHAFGSRSRQILRDVQLPLAMPTIMAGVNQVIMMALSMVVIAGMVGGGGLGAVVVEAVTQLDIGRGFEGGLSVVILAIYLDRVSAAFGDGRGRARRRRTRQLPDSAPAPEEGLLREPAERVGSTRRVPTGG; from the coding sequence ATGCCTGACCTGCCGGTGGACACATGGGTCGAGAGCACCGTCCGGTTCCTCCAGGAGCACTTCTCCGGCGTGTTCGACGTGACCTCGGCACTGATCCTGCGGCTCGTCGACGTGACGTACGTCCTGCTGATCGGCCCCCACCCGCTGGTGCTGCTGGCCTTCTTCACCGCGCTCGCGTGGCTGGCGACGCGCCGGTGGCAACCCCCGCTCGTCGCGTGCCTCGCCTTCCTGCTCATCCAGTCGATGGCGATGTGGACCGCGACGATGCAGACCCTCGCGGTCGTCGTCGTCGCCGCCGTGGCGGCCGTCGCCGTCGGCATCCCGCTCGGCATCGCCGCGGCGCGCAGCACACGGGTCAGCGCCGCGCTCCGCCCCGTGCTCGATTTCATGCAGACGCTACCCGTCTTCGTCTACCTGCTCCCCGCCGTCTTCTTCTTCGGCATCGGCGTCATGCCCGGCGTCGTCGCGACCACCGTCTTCGCGATCCCGCCCGCTGTCCGGCTCACCGAGCTCGGCATCCGCCAGGTCGATGCCGAGATCGTCGAGGCCGCGCACGCCTTCGGATCGCGGTCCCGGCAGATCCTGCGTGACGTCCAGCTGCCGCTCGCGATGCCCACGATCATGGCCGGAGTCAACCAGGTCATCATGATGGCGCTGTCCATGGTGGTGATCGCCGGCATGGTCGGCGGCGGCGGCCTGGGCGCGGTCGTCGTCGAGGCGGTCACCCAGCTCGACATCGGACGCGGTTTCGAGGGCGGCCTGTCCGTCGTGATCCTCGCGATCTACCTCGACCGGGTGTCGGCCGCGTTCGGCGACGGGCGCGGCAGGGCTCGACGCCGGCGCACGCGTCAGTTGCCTGACTCCGCTCCGGCGCCCGAAGAGGGCCTGCTACGCGAGCCGGCGGAACGCGTGGGAAGTACGCGCCGGGTCCCTACAGGGGGCTGA
- a CDS encoding amino acid permease, which produces MGGCLLLTRRHHELGALFDSFGAGSESGYFVAFLGTGLIGIFQYYGFEAHGDVAEEVPDPKRRIPKAMRMTIYVGGSAATFVCLALLLTVPDFAAVVSGADGDPVTNVLTTAFGTTGLKDVLGVVLLSFLSSALNLQAAASRLLHASTPAMT; this is translated from the coding sequence GTGGGCGGGTGTCTGCTGCTCACCCGGCGGCACCACGAGCTCGGGGCGCTGTTCGACTCGTTCGGCGCGGGATCGGAGTCCGGATATTTCGTCGCATTCCTGGGCACCGGGCTTATCGGGATATTTCAGTACTACGGGTTCGAGGCGCACGGTGATGTGGCCGAGGAGGTGCCCGACCCGAAGCGGCGCATCCCCAAGGCCATGCGCATGACCATCTACGTGGGTGGCTCGGCGGCGACGTTCGTCTGTCTGGCGCTGCTGCTGACCGTGCCCGACTTCGCCGCCGTCGTCTCCGGCGCCGACGGCGACCCCGTCACGAACGTGCTGACCACCGCTTTCGGCACCACCGGCCTCAAGGACGTGCTCGGCGTGGTGCTGCTATCGTTCCTGTCGTCCGCGCTCAACCTGCAGGCGGCGGCCAGCCGGCTGCTGCATGCCTCTACGCCCGCGATGACATGA